A stretch of the Lactuca sativa cultivar Salinas chromosome 9, Lsat_Salinas_v11, whole genome shotgun sequence genome encodes the following:
- the LOC111918061 gene encoding uncharacterized protein LOC111918061 — protein MYYSYQIHARYSVYSLLLNACRLFQQYLVDAYTCIEQGRLDYFQNNQEQMRSEYITGIYDALSRGDVEGRHIGKRVLLPPSFVGGPHYMYSHYQDALSICREYGNPQYFITFTCNVNWPEIRRYMIAHNQMDVHSRADIICRVFYIKVKAFIKFLKEDNTFGDVMAHLYTIEFQKRGLPHCHTLLWVSDSDKLREPRDIDRFITAEIPDPIYEPLLYQTITSCMIHGPCGLLNLKSPCMKDGKCSKHYPKSFSDSTVFDKQGYAHYKRNCLTRHTLQSGIQIDNGYVVPYNKRLCSRFNAHINVEYYGWNMMIKYLFKYVSKGMEREKFIIQKDVFTDNTSTSSEAVIVDEIKSFLDGRYICPHEAAWRILNFPIHERNPPVTILPVHLANMQTVYFREDSHIRDIVEKPSFGNSLLLGWFESNKWDKNGLDLTYVTYPSKYVWEKRMKRWKRRHLETSHAIGRLVFVHPSAGELFYLRMLLCYQKGCKSYEDVRTVSNRLHPNFRSACEALGLIGEDKEWLAAFTQASEWATSAQLRSLFCHLLIFCEVSNPMSLWEAGWCKMSDDILYNLKKNNSNTELHVTDNHLQQLTLLELEKLLRSCTPSKSVTDFHLPPPSEEVQLVFENRLILEETSYNREELYKQHQLMVSQLNSDQLQIYNFVVSANNTRKQILLFVYGHGGTGKTFLWTTILSYFRSLGKIALAVAASGIASLLLPSGRTAHSRFNIPIDLSERSTCDIKKKSLLATLLEQTTILIWDEASMSDKRCFECLDRSLRDILECDSKLFGGMSILLGGDFRQTLPISPKSSRSQIVSLTLPNSYLWQCFTVYKLNHNMRLLGGNSHFTSDFSISTFASWLLKVGDGELGHSDVTDTANTKSIDIPSSLIIPPGEAALQSLICFVYGNDILTEPSLTALSERAIICPKNKTTHHINDFILNISPGSATTYKSVDSIESNGNQTLQFESFYPPEYLNELNFSGMPPHILLLKVNTPIMLVRNLNQREGLCNGTRLMVSHLLPLLIEATIITGISIGKRVYLPRIKFIYKSSDLPFTFIRKQYPIKVCYAMTINKSQGQSLKKIGIYLPEPVFAHGQFKNMSETFTTISELQYGSPGTKLEVRILRTWKPQQRTYETWYLAVDKYGDAIQILGQRKDQGYVESVLKVSKCYTLSKYGCAEPDSFQKWIDNEIYIAVGTASSITSLSDTSTIPQNWFHFISKQQIPDFVDQSPDFVGIFVRFRDCLKKNKDPFLLLILRNDSGQEIAISLWRECTDVSDKFDRAAIENTVGPTVIAVTNVKIAPVVGSLMLGTTSASYVYINPPIAETTTLLNSFATNPTSLTTISAPPISLFDMKNKSHSDLLERTFTVTASIVDFKFTDTWYSVLCPQCRRPTLKQGNNWYKLSAAITDPTHSMNVTLLDNTVQKQTATTSDKLINENEPDNRKTIPSIINEKKGVTKKMAIQMMKTSTTNNIRFIVTDVEGNNIHKSAIPTTPPPTIGLPSKTTDNHPTSSSNPPQSKVRRNLTYEHPDQKETPPSAKHPRHPH, from the exons ATGTACTATAGTTACCAGATTCACGCCCGTTACAGTGTTTACTCCCTCCTACTTAATGCGTGTAGATTATTCCAGCAATACTTAGTAGATGCATACACCTGCATTGAACAAGGGCGACTTGACTATTTTCAAAACAACCAAGAACAAATGAGATCAGAGTACATCACCGGGATTTATGATGCACTTTCTAGGGGAGACGTCGAGGGTCGTCATATTGGGAAACGTGTTCTTTTGCCTCCATCATTCGTTGGTGGTCCGCATTACATGTATAGTCACTACCAAGACGCATTGTCGATTTGCAGGGAGTATGGAAATCCACAATACTTTATCACCTTTACATGTAATGTCAATTGGCCCGAGATCAGACGCTATATGATAGCTCATAACCAAATGGATGTCCATAGTAGAGCCGATATCATTTGTCGTGTGTTCTACATAAAAGTCAAAGCATTTATTAAGTTCTTAAAGGAGGATAACACCTTTGGAGATGTGATGGCCC ATTTGTATACGATCGAATTTCAAAAGAGGGGGTTACCACACTGTCACACTCTTTTGTGGGTGTCTGATTCGGACAAACTACGGGAACCCCGTGATATTGACAGGTTCATCACTGCTGAAATCCCAGATCCAATTTATGAGCCCTTACTATACCAGACTATCACAAGTTGTATGATTCACGGACCATGTGGTTTACTAAATCTAAAGTCTCCCTGCATGAAAGATGGCAAGTGTAGCAAACACTATCCAAAATCATTTTCAGATTCCACTGTGTTTGACAAACAAGGTTACGCGCATTATAAAAGAAATTGTTTGACACGTCATACGCTACAGAGTGGTATTCAAATAGACAATGGATACGTTGTCCCATATAACAAGCGCTTGTGCAGTCGTTTTAACGCACACATAAATGTTGAATATTACGGTTGGAACATGATGATAAAATACTTATTCAAATATGTTTCAAAAGGTATGGAGCGGGAAAAGTTCATTATTCAGAAGGATGTTTTTACTGATAACACTAGCACTTCTTCAGAAGCTGTTATAGTTGATGAAATCAAAAGTTTTCTTGATGGTCGATATATCTGTCCACATGAGGCTGCCTGGCGTATTTTGAATTTTCCAATTCATGAACGTAATCCACCGGTCACTATACTACCAGTTCATTTGGCAAACATGCAGACAGTTTATTTCAGAGAAGACAGTCACATCCGTGATATTGTAGAAAAACCATCTTTTGGTAATAGTCTGCTTTTGGGATGGTTTGAAAGTAATAAATGGGACAAAAATGGACTAGATCTGACTTATGTAACCTACCCTTCAAAATACGTGTGGGAGAAGAGAATGAAGAGGTGGAAGCGAAGACATCTTGAAACATCACATGCAATAGGTCGACTCGTGTTTGTACATCCATCTGCAGGAGAGTTGTTTTACCTCCGAATGCTACTTTGCTATCAGAAGGGTTgtaagtcatatgaagatgtacGCACTGTTTCTAATCGACTCCACCCAAATTTTCGAAGCGCATGTGAGGCATTAGGTCTAATTGGGGAAGACAAAGAGTGGCTAGCTGCTTTTACACAGGCATCAGAATGGGCGACTTCCGCGCAATTACGCTCTCTATTCTGCCATTTACTCATTTTTTGTGAAGTGAGTAACCCTATGTCATTATGGGAGGCTGGATGGTGTAAGATGAGTGACGATATACTGTATAATCTGAAAAAGAACAATTCTAACACAGAATTACACGTAACCGACAATCATCTACAACAATTGACTTTGTTGGAGTTAGAAAAACTTCTACGCTCATGCACTCCATCAAAGTCAGTAACTGATTTTCATTTGCCACCGCCATCAGAAGAGGTTCAGCTGGTTTTTGAAAATCGTTTGATTTTAGAGGAAACAAGTTATAATAGAGAAGAGTTATACAAGCAACATCAACTAATGGTATCTCAATTAAACTCTGATCAGCTTCAGATTTACAACTTTGTTGTATCAGCAAACAATACTAGAAAACAAATTTTACTCTTCGTTTATGGGCATGGGGGAACCGGGAAAACGTTCCTTTGGACTACCATACTGTCGTATTTTCGTTCACTTGGAAAAATTGCTCTAGCAGTTGCTGCTTCAGGTATAGCATCATTACTCTTACCTTCAGGAAGGACTGCTCATTCCAGATTTAACATACCGATCGACTTGTCAGAAAGGTCAACATGTGACATTAAAAAGAAAAGTTTATTGGCTACCCTCTTGGAACAAACAACAATTCTCATATGGGATGAAGCCTCAATGAGTGACAAACGTTGCTTTGAATGCTTGGACCGTTCATTAAGAGATATACTTGAATGTGACAGTAAGTTGTTTGGTGGAATGTCAATCTTATTAGGTGGTGATTTCCGACAGACTTTACCTATCTctccaaaaagcagcaggtcacAAATTGTTTCTTTAACCTTACCAAACTCATATCTATGGCAATGTTTCACAGTCTACAAATTGAACCATAACATGAGGTTACTCGGTGGTAACAGTCACTTCACTTCAGACTTTTCTATATCAACATTTGCATCATGGTTATTGAAAGTTGGAGATGGAGAATTAGGACATTCAGATGTAACTGACACAGCAAACACAAAATCGATTGACATACCATCCTCACTCATCATTCCTCCAGGAGAAGCAGCCTTACAAAGtcttatatgttttgtatatggAAATGACATCCTTACAGAACCATCCCTAACTGCTTTGTCAGAAAGGGCAATTATATGCCCAAAAAACAAGACAACACATCATATAAATGACTTCATCCTTAACATTTCTCCTGGAAGCGCAACAACTTATAAAAGTGTTGATTCGATTGAATCAAATGGGAATCAAACATTACAATTTGAAAGTTTTTACCCACCTGAATATCTCAATGAACTGAATTTCTCTGGCATGCCTCCACACATACTCTTACTCAAAGTTAACACGCCCATTATGTTAGTCAGGAACCTAAACCAACGAGAAGGTTTATGCAATGGAACACGCTTAATGGTGTCGCACTTATTACCACTGCTAATAGAAGCAACTATAATAACTGGAATATCCATTGGAAAGCGAGTATATCTGCCACGCATAAAGTTTATCTACAAAAGCTCTGATTTGCCTTTCACTTTCATTAGAAAACAGTATCCAATTAAGGTTTGCTATGCCATGACAATTAACAAAAGCCAGGGTCAATCTCTGAAAAAAATTGGCATTTACTTACCCGAACCTGTGTTTGCCCACGGTCAATT CAAGAACATGTCTGAAACATTCACAACCATTTCGGAGTTACAGTATGGGTCTCCCGGGACGAAACTTGAAGTACGTATTCTGCGCACATGGAAACCACAACAGCGTACGTATGAAACCTGGTATCTAGCAGTTGACAAATAC GGTGATGCAATCCAAATATTAGGACAAAGAAAAGACCAGGGATATGTAGAATCCGTCCTTAAAGTTTCTAAGTGTTACACACTCTCCAAATATGGATGTGCAGAGCCAGATTCCTTTCAAAAATGGATAGACAATGAAATATATATTGCTGTTGGGACAGCTTCTTCTATCACGTCTCTCTCAGACACCAGCACAATCCCCCAAAATTGGTTTCATTTCATATCTAAACAACAGATACCAGACTTTGTTGACCAATCCCCAG ACTTTGTAGGAATATTTGTCAGGTTCAGAGATTGCCTTAAGAAAAACAAAGACCCTTTCCTCCTACTAATTCTGAGAAATGATTC TGGTCAAGAAATTGCTATAAGTCTTTGGAGAGAGTGCACAGATGTGTCAGACAAGTTTGACCGTGCAGCCATTGAAAACACAGTCGGGCCTACAGTAATAGCTGTAACAAATGTTAAAATCGCACCGGTTGTTG GTTCACTAATGCTAGGAACAACGAGTGCAAGTTATGTTTACATCAACCCACCAATCGCAGAAACAACCACATTACTCAACAG TTTCGCAACAAATCCTACTTCCTTAACCACAATATCCGCACCACCAATATCACTATTTGACATGAAGAACAAAAGTCACTCTGATCTTCTG GAAAGAACATTTACAGTGACAGCATCAATCGTTGATTTCAAATTCACAGACACCTGGTACAGCGTACTCTGTCCCCAATGCAGAAGACCAACATTGAAGCAGGGGAATAACTG GTACAAACTTTCTGCAGCCATCACGGACCCGACTCATTCAATGAATGTCACTCTATTAGATAACACTGTGCAAAAACAAACGGCCACAACATCAGACAAGCTAATAAACGAAAATGAACCAGATAACAGAAAAACAATACCATCCATCATCAACGAAAAGAAAGGCGTCACTAAAAAAATGGCCATCCAAATGATGAAAACATCTACTACAAACAACATTCGCTTCATAGTTACCGACGTTGAAGGAAATAACATCCATAAGTCagcaataccaacaacaccaccTCCAACAATAGGACTGCCCTCCAAAACAACCGATAACCACCCTACATCCTCATCTAACCCACCCCAGTCAAAAGTTAGAAGAAATCTGACATATGAACATCCAG ATCAGAAGGAAACACCACCATCAGCAAAACATCCACGCCATCCTCACTAA
- the LOC111918018 gene encoding protein CURVATURE THYLAKOID 1A, chloroplastic — MAAVAASSSMAQAMLAPRSSMAPFSLRSSLPHLHLLPRSASSPLTHSSKLQTSASKRSLSYRIKASSEDTSETSEIGEVFSGLKEKWNALENKPIALVYGGGAVVGVWLSSTVLNAINEVPVIPKFLELVGFGYTGWFIYRYLLFKSTRKELADDIEALKKKIVGSE; from the exons ATGGCAGCAGTAGCGGCTTCTTCTTCAATGGCGCAAGCTATGCTTGCACCTCGATCATCGATGGCGCCGTTTAGTCTCCGTTCTTCTTTGcctcatcttcatcttctacctcGTTCAGCTTCTTCTCCGTTGACAcattcttctaagctccaaacctcaG CATCCAAGAGATCATTATCATATCGCATCAAGGCATCTTCAGAGGATACATCTGAAACTTCAGAAATTGGGGAGGTATTCTCGGGATTAAAGGAAAAG TGGAATGCACTTGAAAACAAACCCATTGCTCTTGTCTATGGAGGAGGAGCAGTTGTTGGTGTTTGGTTATCTTCCACAGTTCTTAATGCCATCAATGAGGTTCCTGTG ATCCCAAAGTTCTTGGAACTTGTAGGATTTGGATACACTGGATGGTTTATCTATCGTTATCTTCTCTTTAAG TCAACTAGAAAAGAACTAGCTGATGATATTGAAGCATTGAAGAAGAAGATTGTTGGAAGCGAATAG
- the LOC128129017 gene encoding uncharacterized protein LOC128129017, with the protein MKKMALVTDFAKELDNNRKRCLEIEKKSILDEIGCLILKAEVENLQKRNKELEEQIARFQKVMINEEKGKMTIIDLTCEENEKDEFLRLTIKNKVLEREKAKAEIELRLWKEKVKKLVSQVCEFESKLNMKGMNENCSKVKKRLPFEDDGSFNKNIAPSIPGFAPPLSSVIIDISDEDVSYDDQIPKVQNHSNSILKNADEDHTDCFKLQSQVSIKRKRSCRIVASEDETSDDDDAPICTLIKKVKEDESIRQPLKKLRKLDDIILDSANGSNEFKVTLNKIRSKKDLNLKWDLEGDMLADSKKDPELCMKAVCVLYKQQTKDEKECNGTLHQNARGFSQTNVLTASKVAEIFTDGDSSGDLNKTVEELRRYDTKGSELCMTLAFKYSKQLFEIYKNKEDPFFMP; encoded by the exons ATGAAAAAGATGGCTCTCGTAACTGATTTTGCTAAGGAGCTAGACAATAACAGAAAAAGATGCCTAGAAATAGAAAAAAAGAGCATACTGGATGAAATCGGGTGCTTGATTTTGAAAGCTGAGGTCGAAAACTTACAGAAAAGGAACAAGGAACTTGAGGAGCAGATCGCAAGGTTTCAGAAGGTCATGATCAATGAAGAAAAGGGGAAAATGACGATAATTGATCTAACATGTGAAGAAAACGAAAAAGATGAGTTTCTTCGGTTAACGATCAAAAACAAGGTTTTGGAACGTGAGAAAGCAAAAGCTGAAATTGAGCTTCGTTTATGGAAGGAAAAGGTCAAAAAATTGGTGTCACAAGTTTGTGAATTTGAGTCAAAGCTGAACATGAAGGGCATGAATGAAAATTGTAGCAAAGTTAAAAAGCGATTACCATTTGAAGACGATGGAAGCTTCAATAAGAACATTGCCCCATCAATTCCAGGTTTTGCCCCTCCCCTTTCTTCTGTAATTATCGATATTAGTGATGAAGATGTAAGTTACGATGATCAGATCCCAAAAGTTCAAAATCATTCTAATTCAATTTTGAAGAACGCTGATGAAGATCATACGGATTGTTTTAAACTGCAGTCTCAAGTTTCTATAAAAAGAAAAAGATCTTGCAGAATAGTTGCAAGCGAAGATGAAacaagtgatgatgatgatgctccaatTTGCACACTCATAAAGAAAGTTAAAGAAGATGAAAGTAT TAGGCAACCCTTAAAGAAGCTGAGAAAATTAGATGACATCATTCTTGATTCTGCAAATGGATCAAATGAATTTAAAGTAACTTTAAACAAGATTAGAAGCAAAAAGGATTTGAATTTGAAGTGGGATTTAGAGGGAGATATGTTAGCTGATTCTAAGAAGGATCCTGAATTGTGTATGAAGGCTGTTTGTGTTCTTTATAAACAACAAACAAAAGATGAGAAAGAATGTAATGGAACACTACATCAAAATGCAAGAGGGTTTAGTCAGACTAATGTATTAAC GGCTAGTAAGGTGGCTGAAATTTTTACTGATGGAGACTCAAGTGGTGATTTGAACAAAACAGTTGAAGAGTTGAGAAGATATGACACAAAGGGGAGTGAATTATGCATGACACTTGCATTTAAATATTCAAAGCAGTTGTTTGAGATTTACAAGAACAAAGAAGATCCGTTTTTCATGCCTTAA
- the LOC111918017 gene encoding uncharacterized protein LOC111918017: protein METLMVSSISYCCLTKLNSRNFNLSSLFSPSFPNSISPNSFPCSNFSTHRRARTNKRTQIISKSATQDEWLKSLPDKKKPLYSHSLPCVEAWLKQLGFFQSNDDRAVWFIEKPDWHAKLSLDVTDLYIRYLKSGPGNLDKDMERRFSYALSREDIENAILGGP from the exons atggaaactttaatGGTTTCCTCAATCTCTTATTGTTGTTTAACTAAACTCAACTCAAGAAACTTCAATCTATCTTCTTTATTTTCTCCAAGTTTCCCCAATTCAATTTCCCCAAATTCATTTCCATGTTCTAATTTTTCAACACACAGAAGAGCCAGAACAAACAAAAGAACCCAAATTATTTCTAAATCCGCAACTCAAGACGAGTGGCTCAAGAGTTTGCCCGACAAGAAGAAGCCATTATACTCACACAGCTTACCTTGCGTCGAGGCGTGGTTGaagcaattagggttttttcAGAGCAACGACGATAGAGCTGTTTGGTTTATTGAAAAACCAGATTGGCATGCGAAGCTCTCTCTTGATGTCACAGACCTTTATATCAG GTATCTAAAGAGCGGGCCTGGAAATCTGGATAAAGATATGGAGAGAAGATTTAGTTATGCATTAAGCAGAGAAGATATCGAGAATGCTATACTTGGAGGACCTTGA